A DNA window from Molothrus ater isolate BHLD 08-10-18 breed brown headed cowbird chromosome 2, BPBGC_Mater_1.1, whole genome shotgun sequence contains the following coding sequences:
- the GDPD4 gene encoding glycerophosphodiester phosphodiesterase domain-containing protein 4 has translation MEARSTSLKRLKFGKLKVVRRHLLQQYEQQPFVSCLAGFYSCRWKRYQRERTEPGKCCCSLRECMFFPLLVAAFCFSLVFLYTWGEGKNDYNSFDWYNYGNLGYWFLWSLVILIVAAVLFAYISLLLVLAMCLLAEGQRLYLHWSHKIGTFLVLGFSIACLFALSILWRDHRKTVRLSFQVTAPYLHIGAIAIMVLLAWPVAFHAIRADKKVTQMIIVGPYLAILLFLFLIPLGMYSPCIREMGTLGPKPALIGHRGAPMLAPENTEMSFLKTIEHGGDGLETDVAISYDGVPFLMHDDTLRRTTNIAEVYPNDTGKAASFFSWDALQKLNAGTWFLKNKPFVGMGSLSKADQKQAMNQSIYTLSSFLRLADSHNKLVIFDLYRPPEKHPYRNLWLRKVLDVILKEAKIKRHLVLWLHNSVRSFVQSVAPGFQHTMGRKAPIEDLLKHNIVKLNLVYTDMSSEDIRKYAAANITTNFYVVNEPWLYSLAWCSGAHSVTTNAVHLLKDLSQPLFLMTPQQYSIMWILTDMTSAFLITLIFVLQWWREKNFSCCPAGDSNSMIENGGSYNKFKTELSNMPAVLA, from the exons ATGGAGGCCAGGTCCACCAGCCTCAAGAGGCTGAAGTTTGGCAAGCTGAAGGTGGTCCGTCGGCACCTGCTGCAGCAGTACGAGCAGCAGCCCTTCgtctcctgcctggctggcttCTACAGCTGCCGCTGGAAGCGCTACCAGCGCGAGAGGACCGAgccagggaaatgctgctgcagcctg cGGGAATGCATGTTTTTCCCATTGCTCGTTgcagctttctgcttttctctggtCTTTCTGTACACGTGGGGTGAAGGTAAAAATGACTACAACAGCTTTGACTG gTATAACTATGGGAACCTGGGCTACTGGTTTCTCTGGTCTCTTGTTATCCTGATTGTGGCTGCAGTCTTGTTTGCATACATCTCACTGTTACTG GTCCTCGCGATGTGTTTGCTTGCAGAAGGTCAGCGGCTGTACCTGCACTGGAGTCACAAG ATTGGTACTTTTCTCGTCCTGGGCTTCTCTATCGCATGCCTCTTTGCATTATCTATACTCTGGCGAGACCATCGGAAAACTGTCCGCCTGTCATTCCAG gtCACAGCTCCTTACCTCCACATAGGGGCAATTGCCATCATGGTCCTTCTTGCCTGGCCTGTGGCTTTTCATGCCATCAGAGCAGATAAGAAAG TTACTCAGATGATAATTGTTGGTCCATACCTGGctatccttctctttcttttcttgataCCTCTGGGGATGTACTCTCCCTGCATCAGAGAGATGGGAACACTTGGACCAAAGCCAGCCCTCATTGGACACCGTGGAGCACCAATG CTGGCGCCAGAAAACACTGAGATGTCATTTCTGAAGACGATTGAGCATGGTGGGGATGGGCTTGAGACAGATGTTGCCATAAG CTATGATGGGGTTCCTTTCCTCATGCATGATGACACCTTGAGAAGGACAACTAACATCGCAGAGGTCTACCCTAATGACACTGGTAAAGCTGCCTCATTCTTCTCCTGGGATGCCCTGCAGAAATTGAATGCTGGAACATGGTTCCTTAAG AACAAACCATTTGTAGGGATGGGCTCCCTGTCAAAGGCAGATCAAAAGCAGGCAATGAATCAGTCCATTTACACGCTAAGTAGTTTTTTGCGCCTCGCAGACAGTCACAATAAACTTGTGATATTTGATCTCTACCGCCCTCCAGAGAAACATCCTTACAGGAACTTGTGGCTCCGCAAAGTCCTGGACGTCATCCTCAAAGAGGCGAAGATTAAACGCCATCTG GTCCTGTGGCTGCATAACAGCGTGAGGTCCTTTGTTCAATCTGTTGCTCCAGGGTTTCAGCACACGATGGGCAGAAAGGCACCAATAGAAGACCTATTAAAGCACAATATTGTCAAACTCAATCTGGTCTACACTGACATGTCCAGTGAAGATATCCG gaaatatgcCGCGGCAAACATCACCACCAACTTCTATGTGGTCAACGAGCCGTGGCTCTATTCCCTGGCATGGTGCTCTGGGGCACACTCTGTGACCACCAATGCCGTCCACTTGCTGAAGGATCTCAGCCAGCCACTCTTCCTCATG ACTCCACAGCAGTACAGCATCATGTGGATCCTGACAGATATGACCTCTGCATTCCTCATCACACTCATCTTTGTTCTGCAGTG GTGGCGAGAGAAGAAtttctcctgctgtcctgccGGGGACAGTAACTCGATGATAGAGAATGGTGGCTCCTACAACAAATTCAAGACAG AGCTCAGCAACATGCCTGCCGTCCTGGCCTGA